A genomic stretch from Pieris napi chromosome 18, ilPieNapi1.2, whole genome shotgun sequence includes:
- the LOC125058296 gene encoding phenoloxidase-activating factor 2-like isoform X1, with translation MFYSVYSLTSHSAAVNQAMRYILFIFLFPLIYCNSIDDDSTNKWLTEYHMNSAKTNKNRRSGPDLTPSRRLDLSPKRESKPLVRKPPNLQPSEKVGRTCVTKNNANGECVSYYLCDENSIIVDDGADLLDLRDGSRSCSQYLEVCCELSNIQDSGENTGSLEISDEDTFENAPMIPNPGTPNIQTPQLNRPISQRPLAMPTNPLAKPSILSSPDANESKISRSECGWSYIEKSPYKPNNIAFRPTNITSAFYGEYPFVVAVMLRGDSDVWSSKYYIGGGALIHHRVVLTTAHGIDKLEADQLKCRAGEYDVQTVKEQYPHQERNVNKVIIHENYYRTSVYNDIALLFLETEFTAAANIGIACLASVFPPGEDCYSMGWGREAPIERRGYFVELLKKVPLPLVSAEKCQNMLRTNSRLGPYFELHNSLTCAGGESMIDTCAGDGGSPLVCAVKTSGIEKRYVVTGLVAYGLGCGHIGIPGLYVNIPHLYSWVTKQFDREHVEKKFVL, from the exons ATGTTTTACTCAGTATACAGTTTGACTTCACACAGTGCAGCGGTCAATCAAGCTATGAG GTACATACTGTTTATTTTCCTCTTTCCCCTGATTTACTGCAATTCAATAGACGATGATTCGACAAATAAATGGTTAACAGAATATCATATGAATAGCgcgaaaacaaataaaaataggcgTAGCGGACCTGACTTGACACCAAGTAGGAGACTTGATTTGTCACCTAAGCGGGAATCGAAGCCGTTAGTTCGAAAGCCACCCAACCTTCAACCGAGTGaga AAGTGGGCAGAACTTGTGTGACTAAAAACAATGCCAATGGAGAATGTGTGTCGTATTATCTGTGTGATGAAAACAGCATTATAGTAGACGATGGAGCTGATCTTCTTGATTTGAG AGACGGCAGTAGAAGCTGCAGTCAATATTTAGAAGTTTGCTGTGAACTCAGTAATATACAAGACAGTGGCGAGAACACAGGCTCCTTAGAGATTTCTGACGAAGATACTTTCGAAAATGCTCCTATGATACCAAACCCAGGGACTCCAAACATACAAACTCCACAGTTAAACCGCCCAATTTCCCAACGTCCCTTAGCAATGCCCACCAATCCTTTAGCTAAACCATCCATCTTATCCAGTCCTGATGCAAATGAGAGTAAAA TATCAAGATCTGAATGTGGCTGGAGCTATATAGAAAAAAGCCCATACAAACCGAACAATATCGCTTTTCGACCCACCAACATTACCAGTGCATTTTATGGCGAATATCCATTCGTGGTCGCTGTTATGtt GAGAGGCGATAGTGACGTTTGGTcgtcaaaatattacatcGGCGGCGGCGCTTTAATACACCATAGAGTCGTTTTAACAACCGCTCATGGTATTGATAAGCTAGAAGCCGATCAG ttGAAATGCCGCGCTGGGGAGTATGACGTCCAAACAGTGAAAGAGCAATATCCCCACCAAGAGAGGAATGtcaataaagttattatacaCGAAAACTACTACAgaa CTTCTGTATACAACGACATTGCTCTATTGTTTTTGGAGACGGAGTTCACAGCAGCTGCAAATATTGGTATAGCCTGCCTGGCATCCGTCTTTCCCCCAGGAGAGGATTGCTACTCTATGGGTTGGGGCCGAGAGGCGCCGATCGAACGGCGGGGTTATTTCGTTGAGTTGCTGAAAAAG gTCCCACTACCTCTTGTAAGCGCagaaaaatgtcaaaatatgcTTCGGACGAATTCTCGTCTAGGTCCATACTTTGAACTCCACAACTCGCTGACTTGCGCCGGCGGTGAAAGTATGATTGACACCTGCGCAGGCGACGGTGGCTCCCCACTTGTTTGTGCTGTTAAA ACCAGTGGTATTGAAAAACGATATGTGGTGACCGGGCTGGTGGCCTACGGGCTCGGGTGTGGCCACATAGGTATACCTGGACTCTACGTGAACATCCCACACTTGTACAGCTGGGTGACAAAGCAATTCGATCGAGAACACGTTGAGaagaagtttgttttataa
- the LOC125058296 gene encoding phenoloxidase-activating factor 2-like isoform X2 — translation MMNTITYILFIFLFPLIYCNSIDDDSTNKWLTEYHMNSAKTNKNRRSGPDLTPSRRLDLSPKRESKPLVRKPPNLQPSEKVGRTCVTKNNANGECVSYYLCDENSIIVDDGADLLDLRDGSRSCSQYLEVCCELSNIQDSGENTGSLEISDEDTFENAPMIPNPGTPNIQTPQLNRPISQRPLAMPTNPLAKPSILSSPDANESKISRSECGWSYIEKSPYKPNNIAFRPTNITSAFYGEYPFVVAVMLRGDSDVWSSKYYIGGGALIHHRVVLTTAHGIDKLEADQLKCRAGEYDVQTVKEQYPHQERNVNKVIIHENYYRTSVYNDIALLFLETEFTAAANIGIACLASVFPPGEDCYSMGWGREAPIERRGYFVELLKKVPLPLVSAEKCQNMLRTNSRLGPYFELHNSLTCAGGESMIDTCAGDGGSPLVCAVKTSGIEKRYVVTGLVAYGLGCGHIGIPGLYVNIPHLYSWVTKQFDREHVEKKFVL, via the exons ATGATGAACACAATTAC GTACATACTGTTTATTTTCCTCTTTCCCCTGATTTACTGCAATTCAATAGACGATGATTCGACAAATAAATGGTTAACAGAATATCATATGAATAGCgcgaaaacaaataaaaataggcgTAGCGGACCTGACTTGACACCAAGTAGGAGACTTGATTTGTCACCTAAGCGGGAATCGAAGCCGTTAGTTCGAAAGCCACCCAACCTTCAACCGAGTGaga AAGTGGGCAGAACTTGTGTGACTAAAAACAATGCCAATGGAGAATGTGTGTCGTATTATCTGTGTGATGAAAACAGCATTATAGTAGACGATGGAGCTGATCTTCTTGATTTGAG AGACGGCAGTAGAAGCTGCAGTCAATATTTAGAAGTTTGCTGTGAACTCAGTAATATACAAGACAGTGGCGAGAACACAGGCTCCTTAGAGATTTCTGACGAAGATACTTTCGAAAATGCTCCTATGATACCAAACCCAGGGACTCCAAACATACAAACTCCACAGTTAAACCGCCCAATTTCCCAACGTCCCTTAGCAATGCCCACCAATCCTTTAGCTAAACCATCCATCTTATCCAGTCCTGATGCAAATGAGAGTAAAA TATCAAGATCTGAATGTGGCTGGAGCTATATAGAAAAAAGCCCATACAAACCGAACAATATCGCTTTTCGACCCACCAACATTACCAGTGCATTTTATGGCGAATATCCATTCGTGGTCGCTGTTATGtt GAGAGGCGATAGTGACGTTTGGTcgtcaaaatattacatcGGCGGCGGCGCTTTAATACACCATAGAGTCGTTTTAACAACCGCTCATGGTATTGATAAGCTAGAAGCCGATCAG ttGAAATGCCGCGCTGGGGAGTATGACGTCCAAACAGTGAAAGAGCAATATCCCCACCAAGAGAGGAATGtcaataaagttattatacaCGAAAACTACTACAgaa CTTCTGTATACAACGACATTGCTCTATTGTTTTTGGAGACGGAGTTCACAGCAGCTGCAAATATTGGTATAGCCTGCCTGGCATCCGTCTTTCCCCCAGGAGAGGATTGCTACTCTATGGGTTGGGGCCGAGAGGCGCCGATCGAACGGCGGGGTTATTTCGTTGAGTTGCTGAAAAAG gTCCCACTACCTCTTGTAAGCGCagaaaaatgtcaaaatatgcTTCGGACGAATTCTCGTCTAGGTCCATACTTTGAACTCCACAACTCGCTGACTTGCGCCGGCGGTGAAAGTATGATTGACACCTGCGCAGGCGACGGTGGCTCCCCACTTGTTTGTGCTGTTAAA ACCAGTGGTATTGAAAAACGATATGTGGTGACCGGGCTGGTGGCCTACGGGCTCGGGTGTGGCCACATAGGTATACCTGGACTCTACGTGAACATCCCACACTTGTACAGCTGGGTGACAAAGCAATTCGATCGAGAACACGTTGAGaagaagtttgttttataa